From a single Lolium rigidum isolate FL_2022 chromosome 7, APGP_CSIRO_Lrig_0.1, whole genome shotgun sequence genomic region:
- the LOC124677295 gene encoding F-box/kelch-repeat protein SKIP6-like: MSAASASPANPPEDIRGSLIPVLPDDLALHCLALLPRAAHPSLALVSRALHDLLCRHPEPLLAARRRLRRSDPHIIISVRPPYPASPRFFLLLPHPGWPPLPLPAPPIPVSSSSSAAAAGHRLFLVGGSVAGIPATSVQILDTRTRSWSIGPRLSSPREFAAAAVLPGALLVAGGCLPSSPFWAEALDLAPPCAKWSPVPSPDHLREKWMHGCVSLAGKVLAVADRGGLLYDPAAPPGEAWAPVSPALDMGWKGRAAVVGGILYSYDFMGQVKGYDPDNDAWNTVEGLEKELPRFLCGATLANVGGLLYLVWEGKCKGKASDEEGKAKGMVVIEWATIEVMRVEEGRLIGKVISRDTILFTDMPRGSAITHCIALDL, encoded by the coding sequence ATGTCCGCCGCATCCGCCTCTCCGGCTAACCCGCCGGAAGACATCCGCGGAAGCCTCATCCCCGTTCTGCCAGACGACCTAGCTCTCCACTGCCTCGCGCTCCTCCCGCGCGCCGCGCACCCGTCCCTCGCCCTCGTCTCCCGCGCGCTGCACGACCTCCTCTGCCGCCACCCGGAGCCCCTCCTGGCCGCccggcgccgcctccgccgctccgacCCGCACATCATCATCTCAGTCCGTCCGCCCTACCCCGCGTCCCCGCGCTTCTTCCTGCTGCTCCCGCACCCCGGATGGCCCCCTCTGCCCCTCCCCGCCCCTCCGAtccccgtctcctcctcctcctcggcggccgccgccgggcACCGGCTCTTCCTCGTCGGCGGGTCCGTCGCCGGGATCCCCGCCACGTCCGTGCAGATCCTCGACACCCGCACCAGATCCTGGTCCATCGGCCCGCGCCTCTCCTCCCCGCGGGagttcgccgccgccgcggtcctCCCCGGCGCGCTGCTCGTCGCCGGGGGCTGTCTCCCGTCCTCCCCCTTCTGGGCGGAGGCTCTCGATCTCGCTCCCCCGTGCGCCAAGTGGTCCCCGGTGCCCAGCCCGGACCACCTCCGGGAGAAGTGGATGCACGGCTGCGTGTCGCTGGCCGGGAAGGTGCTCGCGGTGGCCGACCGCGGCGGCTTGTTGTACGATCCGGCGGCGCCGCCTGGCGAGGCGTGGGCGCCGGTTTCCCCGGCCCTTGACATGGGGTGGAAGGGCCGTGCTGCCGTGGTCGGTGGGATCCTCTACTCCTACGACTTCATGGGGCAGGTCAAGGGCTACGACCCGGACAATGATGCCTGGAACACGGTGGAAGGGCTGGAGAAGGAGCTGCCCAGGTTCCTGTGCGGCGCCACTCTCGCCAATGTTGGCGGGCTGCTCTACCTGGTGTGGGAAGGGAAGTGTAAAGGGAAAGCCAGTGATGAAGAAGGCAAAGCCAAGGGCATGGTGGTGATTGAATGGGCTACCATTGAGGTGATGAGGGTTGAAGAGGGGCGGTTAATTGGGAAGGTGATATCCAGGGACACTATTCTGTTCACAGACATGCCGCGGGGGTCCGCAATCACACATTGCATTGCATTGGATCTATGA
- the LOC124673426 gene encoding uncharacterized protein LOC124673426, with product MREERGHDLPQYGVLVSVVGGLVVAGPLFMVDGGDAFLKAVAELFGPVGLLLLPVSLILLIRVLSSGYRLVDFFGFALGESLDAAHRAGRGSPVGAALALLLFLLIVYYSSSSLFGGGGD from the coding sequence ATGAGGGAGGAGCGCGGGCACGACCTGCCGCAGTACGGCGTCCTGGTGTCGGTGGTGGGTGGGCTGGTGGTGGCGGGGCCGCTCTTCATGGTGGACGGCGGCGACGCGTTCCTCAAGGCCGTGGCGGAGCTCTTCGGCCCCGTGGGGCTCCTGCTGCTCCCCGTcagcctcatcctcctcatccggGTCCTCTCCTCCGGTTACCGGCTCGTCGACTTCTTCGGCTTCGCCTTGGGCGAGTCGCTTGACGCTGCTCACCGCGCCGGCCGGGGATCGCCGGTGGGGGCCGCGCTCGCGCTGCTGCTCTTCTTGCTCATCGTGTATTACAGTTCGTCGTCGCtgttcggcggcggcggtgactaG